One genomic region from Arthrobacter sp. FB24 encodes:
- a CDS encoding M23 family metallopeptidase yields MKPLGAAPGTIAANANALISYSRSDIRTISKSGKRELNVASEELRRPPAGSLMAPLEVLTETSGFGLRVSPLTGTAGEFHWGQDFAAACGTRVYAADAGVVRAVGWHPWGGGNRVEIDHGNGLITTYNHLEGIAVKKGDSVQVGEVIAKVGTTGSSTGCHLHFETILDGVHVNPLQWKLLPTKQVDELGTIDMVSYVPGVDAPKGDPTWAIPVSSDNSHMVAGGETEGPVQGAPSATETGTPSAPATAATAASTASTSAPATASASSTATAPPPAGTSTATPAPSPSQTETPTPTPTLTEQSTATVSPTEAVTATPTTEPAAEPTFSETPEPTFTATGDPSTEPTAPAEPTADPEPTMTTEPAPTGTATPTPTP; encoded by the coding sequence ATGAAACCGCTGGGCGCTGCACCCGGGACCATTGCCGCCAATGCAAACGCCCTCATTTCCTACAGCCGCAGCGATATCCGCACAATCTCCAAAAGCGGCAAGCGGGAACTGAACGTTGCCTCGGAGGAACTGCGGCGGCCGCCTGCCGGATCACTCATGGCGCCCCTCGAAGTGCTGACCGAAACATCCGGCTTCGGGCTCAGGGTCAGCCCCTTGACCGGTACTGCCGGAGAGTTCCACTGGGGCCAGGACTTCGCAGCCGCGTGCGGTACCCGGGTCTACGCAGCCGACGCCGGGGTGGTCAGGGCCGTCGGCTGGCACCCCTGGGGCGGCGGCAACCGGGTGGAGATCGATCACGGCAACGGGCTGATCACCACGTACAACCACCTGGAAGGGATCGCCGTCAAGAAGGGGGACTCCGTCCAGGTGGGCGAGGTCATCGCGAAAGTTGGCACCACGGGTTCGTCCACGGGATGCCACCTGCATTTTGAAACCATCCTCGACGGGGTCCATGTCAACCCACTGCAATGGAAGCTCCTGCCCACCAAGCAGGTAGACGAGCTCGGGACCATAGACATGGTCAGCTACGTCCCCGGCGTGGACGCCCCCAAGGGCGATCCCACCTGGGCAATCCCCGTTTCCTCTGACAACTCGCACATGGTTGCGGGAGGGGAGACGGAGGGGCCCGTGCAGGGAGCGCCGTCCGCCACCGAGACCGGCACACCGTCGGCCCCTGCGACGGCCGCCACTGCGGCTTCGACGGCGAGTACGTCCGCTCCTGCCACAGCGTCGGCGAGTTCGACGGCGACCGCACCGCCGCCCGCCGGCACGTCAACTGCCACCCCGGCGCCCTCACCATCGCAGACTGAGACGCCAACGCCGACGCCGACCTTGACTGAACAGTCCACCGCGACAGTGTCGCCGACGGAAGCCGTCACCGCCACGCCCACGACAGAGCCTGCGGCTGAGCCCACGTTCTCTGAGACGCCGGAACCCACGTTCACGGCCACCGGGGATCCTTCGACGGAACCTACGGCCCCGGCGGAACCGACGGCCGATCCCGAGCCGACAATGACGACGGAGCCGGCTCCGACCGGAACGGCCACACCCACGCCCACGCCCTGA
- a CDS encoding oxygenase MpaB family protein, with protein sequence MRNVLREWRAELRQTFTGSRGAVPGWVPLLEEGDDAGYHLPGSAVWAVHGSMTTIVAGIRALLMQALHPGALAGVHDHSRFRDDPLGRLAGTIRWIFTVSYGSTSAARAASGWVLRLHESVRGEYVDAHGVKRSYAANDPELLRWVHIAFTDAFLSAHKIWGRPIPGGPDAYVREWAQAGLLMGVDSPPLSEAEMRQQLDRWYDDGDLRTDERVAEIVAFIRNPPLHPSLRPGYRMLFAAAVSSLEPKYRDMLGLRPPRLGPLPLPVRFGTKVTLAVVQLALGGGGRGRRVGPSEQAARRRLRRLGFAA encoded by the coding sequence ATGCGCAATGTCCTCAGGGAGTGGCGGGCCGAGCTCAGGCAAACATTCACCGGATCACGGGGGGCCGTGCCGGGCTGGGTTCCCCTGCTCGAGGAGGGTGACGACGCCGGTTATCACCTCCCGGGGTCCGCAGTCTGGGCGGTACACGGTTCAATGACCACCATTGTGGCGGGAATCCGGGCACTCCTGATGCAGGCCCTCCATCCCGGTGCACTAGCCGGCGTGCACGACCATTCACGGTTCCGGGATGATCCGCTGGGACGGCTTGCCGGAACCATCCGCTGGATCTTCACCGTGTCCTATGGCTCCACGTCCGCGGCGCGCGCAGCATCCGGCTGGGTCCTGCGGCTGCATGAATCCGTGCGGGGAGAGTACGTGGATGCCCACGGCGTCAAAAGAAGTTATGCGGCCAACGACCCCGAGCTGCTCCGGTGGGTGCATATCGCGTTTACGGACGCGTTCCTGTCCGCCCACAAGATCTGGGGCCGCCCCATCCCGGGCGGGCCGGACGCCTACGTCCGGGAATGGGCGCAAGCAGGACTGCTGATGGGCGTGGACTCTCCGCCGCTGAGCGAGGCGGAAATGCGGCAACAGCTGGACAGGTGGTACGACGACGGCGACCTCCGCACCGACGAACGGGTGGCCGAAATTGTGGCCTTCATCCGCAACCCGCCGCTTCATCCTTCACTGCGCCCCGGCTACCGGATGCTGTTTGCCGCCGCCGTTTCCAGCCTCGAACCGAAATACCGGGACATGCTAGGGCTCCGGCCTCCGCGGCTGGGGCCCCTGCCGCTGCCGGTGCGGTTTGGCACCAAAGTGACTCTCGCCGTCGTCCAATTGGCGCTGGGCGGGGGCGGCCGCGGCCGCAGGGTTGGCCCGAGTGAGCAGGCCGCACGGCGACGCCTGCGCCGCCTGGGATTTGCGGCCTAG
- a CDS encoding glutathione peroxidase — translation MNSLHSIPLTLNDGTTTDFGRFKGRVVLVVNVASQCGFTPQYAGLELLYGKFKDQGFEILGVPCNQFAGQEPGSDDEIAEFCERNFGVTFPLTAKADVRGKNQHPLYAELTRFKNGLLPGLVKWNFEKFLVNRDGVVVARFAPTVEPDSPEVIAAIEEALA, via the coding sequence GTGAATTCGCTCCACTCCATTCCGCTCACCCTCAACGACGGCACGACAACCGATTTTGGCCGCTTCAAGGGACGCGTGGTGCTGGTGGTCAACGTGGCCTCCCAGTGCGGCTTCACCCCGCAGTACGCAGGCCTTGAGTTGCTCTACGGGAAGTTCAAGGACCAGGGATTCGAAATCCTGGGGGTGCCCTGCAACCAGTTCGCCGGGCAGGAGCCGGGAAGCGACGACGAAATCGCCGAATTCTGCGAGCGCAATTTCGGCGTGACATTCCCGCTGACAGCGAAGGCTGATGTTCGCGGCAAGAACCAGCACCCGCTGTACGCGGAGCTCACCCGCTTCAAGAACGGTCTCCTCCCGGGCCTGGTGAAGTGGAACTTTGAAAAGTTCCTGGTAAACCGCGACGGCGTTGTGGTGGCCCGCTTCGCCCCCACTGTGGAACCGGACTCGCCGGAGGTCATCGCCGCCATTGAAGAAGCCCTCGCCTGA